Proteins encoded in a region of the Oncorhynchus gorbuscha isolate QuinsamMale2020 ecotype Even-year linkage group LG16, OgorEven_v1.0, whole genome shotgun sequence genome:
- the LOC123999263 gene encoding progestin and adipoQ receptor family member 3-like isoform X1, which translates to MPQKLKLHRSSHYIELGSYQYWPVLVPRGIRLYTFEQIPLFLKENPYITDGYRAHLTSKLCLKSIFVLSNETVNIWTHLLGFLLFFLLGVNDMSTVLPASGANREDYVIYCIGLFCFQVCMLCSVGYHLFSCHRSEKTCHRWLALDYAGISVGILGCYIPGVFYAFYCNIFWRQVYLVIVLALILAIFSAQIHPHYLSKEWQHLRTVIFCSVAGYGVIPAVHWVWLNGGFSSAVVQLFLPRVIVMYLIAGAAFLFYISKIPERCFPGQLNYLGASHQVWHVLVVFMFYWWHQTAVYIMNFRHNQPCPPLYTNSG; encoded by the exons ATGCCTCAAAAACTTAAGTTACACAGGAGTAGTCACTATATTGAGCTGGGGAGTTACCAGTACTGGCCAGTTCTGGTGCCTCGGGGAATCCGCTTGTACACATTTGAACAGATCCCGTTATTCTTGAAAGAAAACCCATATATTACAGATGGATACAGAGCACACTTGACGTCAAAACTATGTTTAAAAAG CATCTTTGTGCTGTCCAATGAAACAGTCAACATATGGACTCATCTGTTGGgcttcctcctgttcttcctacTGGGGGTGAATGACATGTCTACAGTCCTGCCGGCTTCAGGTGCCAACAGAGAagactatgtcatctactgcataGGACTTTTCTgctttcag GTGTGTATGCTGTGTTCAGTGGGGTATCACCTCTTTTCCTGCCACCGCTCAGAGAAGACGTGTCACCGCTGGTTGGCGCTGGACTATGCTGGAATCTCTGTGGGAATCCTGGGCTGTTACATTCCAGGGGTCTTCTATGCCTTCTACTGCAACATT TTCTGGAGACAGGTGTACTTGGTGATTGTTCTAGCGTTGATATTGGCCATATTCTCGGCTCAGATCCACCCTCACTACCTCTCTAAGGAGTGGCAACACCTGCGGACCGTCATCTTCTGCTCTGTGGCTGGCTACGGGGTCATCCCAGCTGTCCACTGGGTCTGGCTCAATGGAGGCTTCAGCTCCGCTGTCGTCCAG ttgTTCCTCCCTCGTGTGATTGTGATGTATTTGATAGCTGGAGCTGCGTTCCTCTTTTACATCTCTAAAATCCCAGAACGCTGCTTCCCAG GTCAGCTGAACTATCTGGGTGCCAGCCACCAGGTGTGGCATGTCCTGGTAGTGTTTATGTTCTACTGGTGGCACCAGACTGCTGTGTATATAATGAACTTCAGACACAACCAGCCATGCCCTCCTCTCTACACCAATAGTGGCTAG
- the LOC123999263 gene encoding progestin and adipoQ receptor family member 3-like isoform X2 translates to MPQKLKLHRSSHYIELGSYQYWPVLVPRGIRLYTFEQIPLFLKENPYITDGYRAHLTSKLCLKSIFVLSNETVNIWTHLLGFLLFFLLGVNDMSTVLPASGANREDYVIYCIGLFCFQVCMLCSVGYHLFSCHRSEKTCHRWLALDYAGISVGILGCYIPGVFYAFYCNIFWRQVYLVIVLALILAIFSAQIHPHYLSKEWQHLRTVIFCSVAGYGVIPAVHWVWLNGGFSSAVVQLFLPRVIVMYLIAGAAFLFYISKIPERCFPE, encoded by the exons ATGCCTCAAAAACTTAAGTTACACAGGAGTAGTCACTATATTGAGCTGGGGAGTTACCAGTACTGGCCAGTTCTGGTGCCTCGGGGAATCCGCTTGTACACATTTGAACAGATCCCGTTATTCTTGAAAGAAAACCCATATATTACAGATGGATACAGAGCACACTTGACGTCAAAACTATGTTTAAAAAG CATCTTTGTGCTGTCCAATGAAACAGTCAACATATGGACTCATCTGTTGGgcttcctcctgttcttcctacTGGGGGTGAATGACATGTCTACAGTCCTGCCGGCTTCAGGTGCCAACAGAGAagactatgtcatctactgcataGGACTTTTCTgctttcag GTGTGTATGCTGTGTTCAGTGGGGTATCACCTCTTTTCCTGCCACCGCTCAGAGAAGACGTGTCACCGCTGGTTGGCGCTGGACTATGCTGGAATCTCTGTGGGAATCCTGGGCTGTTACATTCCAGGGGTCTTCTATGCCTTCTACTGCAACATT TTCTGGAGACAGGTGTACTTGGTGATTGTTCTAGCGTTGATATTGGCCATATTCTCGGCTCAGATCCACCCTCACTACCTCTCTAAGGAGTGGCAACACCTGCGGACCGTCATCTTCTGCTCTGTGGCTGGCTACGGGGTCATCCCAGCTGTCCACTGGGTCTGGCTCAATGGAGGCTTCAGCTCCGCTGTCGTCCAG ttgTTCCTCCCTCGTGTGATTGTGATGTATTTGATAGCTGGAGCTGCGTTCCTCTTTTACATCTCTAAAATCCCAGAACGCTGCTTCCCAG aatga